The Acanthopagrus latus isolate v.2019 chromosome 11, fAcaLat1.1, whole genome shotgun sequence genome segment AGTCAGCAGCAACACGTGCAGTTCTCTCCTTCCCAGGTTCATTAGAATCAGACCGGCGGTGTAGCAGTCACATCCTTTAAAGGTGATTCAATACAGAATCACAaacctgctgctgtgctgctttttatGGGTTGAAATCACTCATACAATAACAACGGAACAATACAACTCTGTAACAAGTCTGCACTAAAAAGATCATTCAGTGAATGTAAACAAGCATTACTGATATACAATGTTTAACAAAAGAAAGTGGTTTGTGTCAGAGTTAACTGTTACCATGTTAAAGGTGAGTTTTTTCAATGTGATTCCACTAGGGGGCAGAAAAACTCCACAACAAGTTGACAGCTGCTCAGCTGCAACATGTTATCATTTTAGCTATTATGGCAAATGTGTTGGGAGGCAGTTGCATTCCTaccacagacagagcagcattagcattcatttggattCCTACCTTTTGCTCTGATGGGTCCAATGTTCATTTTTCTAGATCTGATTTAGTCTGCAGCTTCTCAGAAAAATGTCTGGCCCATTTGTCTGCAGCATGTTGGACTTAAACAGCTGCATGCCACGGGATTTATGAGATTGGCGAGACTGAACTCTGCAGTCAAACCAAACAATAAATGGAAAGTTTTCCACAGTTCTTGAAAAGTTAGCAATTCAAAGATAACATTGTTTTCTAATCCAGCTGTTGCTATTGGTATGAGCTATCTGCTATCCTTTGAGTAGACAACCATACAGgttgtggattaaaaaaaaaaaaaactctatatCTATTTATTATAAAAGTTTTCAAGCATTGAAATTCTCAAGTGCCAGTACACACAAGTTTGAGTACAgaacttaaagggatagttcatgttttttgaagtggggtcatataaagtacacagaggttctacggttgagaaaatgtagtgccaaaagaaaggcaggtctgacggcgatgtaaaacagtgtgaatttTCTCATACAACATATACTTGAACTGTTGCAGATTTTTAAGAtaagccttgttttaggtggtttattttgctttttctctggaccccgttcactgcaaTACAAAGCAGCAaacatctgggctggagcagctctctgcttctccaaactgaggctgtgctgatcggtgattacggcAGGGAACAGattgactatagatatgtactttcTACGActccacttcaaaaaacacaaactatctcTTTAAGTATTAGGTCTCCCACCTCTTGACGCATACTGCCTTCAAATGGGACCTCTTCAGTGGAAATTTTATGAAAGCTTCAAGTTTACGAGTTGTGATGCAGttgcacattttcagaaatggcTGAGGCCATGGAAGTTTATTTTCCAGTGTATGGTACGTTAacattcttgtttttctttgtaattatgAAATATCGCTGAGAAAATGTTAATAGTCCCAACGGCCTGATTTGATCATGATGTCTTTGTATTTCCGGCATTACTGTAAGTTACCCACTCAATAGACTGGTTAACTGTAAACTGACACCGTAACCTGGCAGCGGTGGTCTCACGACTTTACCACTGCAACAGTTAGCATATCACATACGTACCCCACTTCACAACCACAAGCTCACAATTTCCACTAGAGGGGAGCAACATTTGAGCGTGGCTACGCTCCAGTCAGTTATGTCACAGCAGGTGTGTCACTGTTCAGAGCAAAGAGAAGACATCTGCATGACATTACTGATTGGCGAATTTACATTACCATACTAATGCTACaccaaacaataacaaaagaacaacatgttATGTAACACCATaagagattttgtgtgtgtgtgtgtgtgtgtgtgtttgtgcatgagaCATACTGCAGAGAACACTCACTGAACTGTGTTGTATCTCCTTGAGGGACGACTGGCCCACCAGCACAGTGAACACTTGATCCCAGTGGGTCAGCACAGAGAGGGGGAAACAACAGCGACTGGAATCTAATGTGCAGCTCACTTTATTCAAGTAAACCCACCAAGACTGCACTTTATCAATATATCTTTTTCCTTCACATCATACATAAGAAATTAAAGCATGGGAAACACTCCTCCAGGTGAGCAGGTGTCTATTCATATTGCTTTCATTAATACTAACTTGTGCTCCAAATATGTCACAAGATTTATTAAAGCTAAAATATGGAACATCTCTGAATTAAAATGCAGAGGTGGGGAACTCGAGTCACATGACATGACTCGAGTCGGACTCTAGTCGCaaatttgaggacttgagacttacttgactaacactgatgaaagactcgacttgactttgacttggcattcataacttgagacttgacttagacttgacacagatgactcgaaagtcttggcttttctttccttctttctttcttttttgcgcATGTTGAGATGTTTCGTTTTTGATACTCTGCCCTCTGCCCCTGTATGACGCGGTGCATGCAAGCCTGGCAGATGGCGGGCGTGCCAGAGTGGCACTGTGGCAGACAGGatcagcagaggagaggcagcacGGAGGGAGCTCTGAAAATCATCAAATTTGGAATCAAAGATTATTTCATGCCTGGGTGATCTTGGCCTCCGTATtggttaaagtgtgtgtgtgtgtgtgtgtgtgtgtgtgtgtgtgtgtgtgtgtgtgtgtttcagatatagCATCTTCGGTGCGCACAAAgcctttattttaaatgtaggcagGCAAACCAACACGATGCCATACTGACACACATTCGATGCGACGCACTTGTTTTTCGTGCACGTCCGCGACTGATCTGCTTCTCCctctggtgttgtgtctgtgtctctcttgcTGTTTCTCACAGAGCTCTGCCCTGTTTGAAAGGGCCGTGTGTAAAGACATTGCGTCCGAAatgtagaatgtgttttatagaagagaaacacacatttcaggacagaacagacatgtcctgtgATTTTGTGCCTCCTTttatggagggagagggggaacaATACCTGAGAGTAATGttctcagctgtcaggatgtgcagTATGCTGCAGTTTCAGGGTTGatattaatctaatcttattctTGTACTAATGGGTTTGAAAAAGATTCTAAAATTGATCAACTATgcaattacatcatattattgaCTAACCACtctcttctgtttactgtgtctacagatatgaagaatacattcaAACAAACTTCTCgtgacttgtttgaccttagccatgactcgacttgacttgcttgattttcATCGCAGTAATTTGGGGCTTGCTTGAGACTAgaaggttaagacttgagacttgcttatGACACGTACGTAACTTACTCCCACCTCTGTTAAAATCCCCCAAAACGGCAAAACAACTTTAtactttgcatattttttttaaaatctgccaTGTTCTTTAAAGTAACTGTGTGTTTAACTTGGTCCCTTTCTCTATACCTCACTGTAAGAATCAGAGTGAGGAAGGTTTTCAAAAACTTGGTGCGCAGTTAGAAACAAGCAAGCTGACCAGATCTCTGTAGCTTGATCCTTGGCTGCTACTGGCATAGAATACCTAAATCTTGGGTGAACCTTCAGTGGTTATTTATGTGCAGACCAGGGTGTACGGATTGATCCCTACACCCTGGTCTGCACAtctttgggcaagatactgaaccctaaacTGCTCCtcatgtgctggtcggcaccttgcatggcagccaccgccatgaatgtatgaattactgtaactCATTAACTCTGGTTAATGATGGTTAATACTAATTCAGTCGGTGGTGACATCAGCCTAACAATGAATTAAAcgttattattcttttttactatcacaattttttttgtttagggAACAATATACTTTTAAAATATGCtttaacaacatgttttttgtaatggggagaaggggggagaggaCAGATTTTAGTCCGAAACACAGAAATGcataaaaactgattttatgGGTATGCAGCTGCAGAACATTCATGTGTGATGTCAGTCAAGGACAATAACATATATGAGAGATCACCAAGCAGCTGGAATACAGTGATGCTAATTGATTGTAACTGATGTTCACTTGCCTTTGTTGTCAAcagtttatttcatcatttacagtCAAAGGAATTTTTCAAGAAGGAGTTCAAAGTTACTGCGCCGGAACAAAGTGGGCCGATGAAAAAAACCAAGACGGACAAAAGTTCCTCCAAGTCTGAGAAACGCTGTGATCCTTTTTACATACTCCCCCACAGTGTGacctgagagacagatgagatGGGCTGTTTCTCAGTCATGACCCTCAGGCAACAGTtgttcatcatctcctccttaattttattcttcttctcctttgctGGACGCTGCCCTCTGATATGAATCACAGCTGATAAATCAACTGTTCGGTGACGTCAGAGAtctgtctctgttctgctgAGGATGCTCTGAATATGTGGGGTGATGACCTTACATGTCGTCAGTAATGCGAATGCAACAGAACCGTATTTGATGACGACTGAGTACATTTCTCTGTTTGCACGTGTGCATGCTCTTCATATAATGCATTTGTCATGGAACTTTTAGTTTTCACCACTGTAGTATTATATGCACATGTAATCTTTATCTCTGaaaagatattttattttgataatcagtttaatttattcattGTAAATCAagtagggtgtgtgtgtgtgtgtgtgtgtgtgtgtgtgtgtgtgtgtgtgtgtgtgttaaagcaAGTGTCAGCTGTTGATCTATTGTTAAACTATACTGTAGCACCACCTTGTGTCTGGTTCAAGACAGTGGACAGTCAGAATTAGTCCCTCAGAACTGACACAGAATTTCCAGGAAAAGGACATAATCACAGGTATTCATGAACAGAATCTAAATCCTTCTCCTGATGATGCGCATACAAAGTTGAgttatatgttttaatttttcaatgCCAGAAGTTTCCTCTTTCTTGTTGTCTTTATCTGGGAAACATAATGGAGGTATTAAAGCAACTAACTAAGTGCTCTGTGCCCTTTCAAAACCTGTATTTTTCCTTGACATGTCACATCAGAGGACAACTTGTCATCGCTCTGCTCTGGCTggtcatcaaataaaaaaagttttttggttctaattaaccaaaaaaaaaaattttttttttaaaaaccctaaccctgggattaaaatgtaatcatccTAACAGTCATGTGTACATGTAAGAGTATTTTATACGTTCATTGCATTAAGGAGATATAAAGTGGTATTTAggttcataaaacacaaactcaatATTCACCCTGAAAGGCATGTTTCTGTGTTCCATGTACTCCATATTCTGTCCGTTTACAAGCGGCAACCAGTGCATTTATAAAgatatgatatatattttatttttagaatgATACTTTCAATCCGAGATAGCTAAGAAGCTCAGTATCTAAGAACAGATTTCCCAGGAGCCTGCAGAACATTTCACTAGAAAGCCACATTGTTTCTTAAGAATTCTTTTGAACTCAAACCTGATGCAACACGCCGAAAGGAGGAAAgtcaaaaaacactttgcaaGATTTATTAAACCACAACTGAGTACGAATTTTCTCTCTTCCCATCATTAATGACTTGAATATGCTTTTCAGGTATATCAGGTGGACTGTAAAGACATGCAATGCAGGATTTACGCGTTgctgttattaaaaacacagttcagaggtgaaagatagttgattgttgaacctcattcccaggtcgtcaaatactgCTTTAGGttggcgacacacacacacacacacacacacacacacacacacacacacacacacacacaaagagcgaAAATAAGAAAATTCAGACTTTGGTCAAGACACTGATCAAGCTTTTCCAATGGCTAAGTGGTCTAATGGAAGATGTCTAATGAACTAAACAACTcgatttctttttaaaagcttgTGCCATGCAGGGGGAGGATGAACACCATGACAACCCAAACATCTCTCTTAATAAGAACATATAACTCATCTATAGGGCATTAATGAATGATTTGTTTGAACTTTTAACACGTACAAAAAAGGGAAGAATGTATAAAAGTAAGTGCCACGCTGACTGTGATCACACCTACTAATCACATGATCAATGACGCTTTGCGACCTTGCAAAATGGCATTGCCCAACGGATGTTGCCAGAAGTCAGTATAAAGCAGATCGAACACTGTTGCGTGAAAGGGTCGACTCTACTGACAACCCAGAAACACCAGGCCAAGGCCTCTGCTGCCATGATGCGTGCTCTGCAGAAGTTTCTGCTCTTTCATGCTCTGACATGTCTCGGACGGAATGGTAAGCTGCTCAGTCTGACTGCTTCTCTCAGGGTGATGTTAACTCATTTTAACatctcattttcttctcatgtttttAGCACTTGGGACTGAAATCATACACGGGCAAATTGCTCCACGGAACCAGATGCTGTATATGGCCTCAGTGCAGACCAGATCCGGACACCACTGTGGAGGCTCCCTCATCAGTGACAactttgtcctcactgctgcGCACTGTGATCATCAGTGAGTTGAGTTTCAGAATCACcagaattgttttatttttttttttaaatgtagttacAGTTATGAATCACATAAActcaaaagaaatgtgaaatctgttgctttgttgtgttgttggcaAAACATCCTGAGAAAATCTTCTGACGACCTTTTAAATCTAACTTTTTCTAGTGGACTGGAGAGCGTTGTTTTGGGGACCCACAATCTCAGAAGCGGTGGGACAGTGAGAAGAATTGTGCAGAGATGCAGATACCCTTATTATCAGCATCACACAACAGGAGGTGACATCATGCTCCTCAAAGTAAGCATACACTCTTTAAGACCTTTTGTCCCGGATGATGtcttgtgtgttacagtcaaATTAGGTGTGTTTGAgatttgcatgtttattttttctttgaggGTAAATGTCAagaggggcaaaaaaaaactatgctgAATACAAGTGTCCCTGAAATTCTAACCAAGACACAGCACTATCCAAGCTGTTATATTGTAGAGTTAACTTTCGATTAAAAGATGGATCAGCTCCAACTTCTAGTGATTGTATAACTGAAGACCGACAAAAGTTAAACCATGTTCAGACACGGTTACTTTTTACGTTCTGgttttgtgtctccagctgtctcCGAGAGTTCCAGAGGGTGGAACAATACGACACATTTCGCTTCCCTCTCCTAACATGAAACTACAACACAACCAAGTGTGCCAGGTGGCTGGATGGGGAGTGACCGAAGCCGGTAGAGGTGTTGCTGACCTGAGAGTGGTGGATGTGTCTGTCGTCGACCAGAACGTCTGTAGACGGCAATGGTCTGGGATACCTGCCAATGTCATCTGTGCAGGTGGATATCAGACACTCAAAGGAGCCTGCAATGTAAGTTCTCTGTCCACTTTAGGAAAGTTTATGAACAcgtcatgtattttttttgtatcaaaatatcgagatatttccattttacagGGTGATTCTGGTGGCCCTCTGGTGTGCAACGGGGTGGCTGCTGGTGTTGTATCTTACGGAGATCAAGGTTGCAGGGACCCACGTTTTCCAAATGTCTATACAGACGTGTCCAAGTTCCGTCGCTGGATCAACCAGATTATCAGGCACAATGGTTGTTAAATGCAACAACCTTACAAAAAAGCTTGCTTTAGCAAACCTCCATTGTATTCAGGAGGTGTAGTTATGTCTAAGtcactctgtcagtgtttgctccTTGACGcgaagcaaaataaaaaaaaaaagtttcaaatattgttttctcttttcttcatctGGACACACAAATGGCATCTTAattgttttttccacaaactgtcTTTGGGTGATAAGGTATAACATGCAGTAGAGTTACTTTAACTATCTTGTGTTGGACAATATTCATTAATGTGACCGTGAGTCAGAGAAGCAGGTTAGTGATGAACGCTTGTTAACAGAGACTTGATTACTTAAAGGCACACTGTCAGAGAAGCAGTGTGTTGACAAAATGCACAATTAATGAACATGTGAACTAACTAAaccagagagaggacagagctATTTAAACCTTTCAACAATTATTATCATAACATCGTTATTTAAGTTTCAGTATAGCTCAGTGTCTTCTAATGTAACCTAAGCCCTCTAGAATGAAGGTCCTGCTATAATGTTAAGCAGCTGTAAGCTCCAGAATATAGTCTGGGTGAGAAGACCCTTAAATAAAAGAATagaaacaagaaaaccaaataTATCAGTGCATTTACACTAAATTCAGTGAttaatgagaataaaaataaaacaagtgaaagTGATTGaaaaccagccaatcagagatcCACTGCCTCTGCTACCACCCTAACGCACCTCGATACAGGAAGCTTCACTTTgcctctctaacacacacacacacacacacacacacacacacacgcatgttgTATGCATTTTGTACAAGGAGTTATTGAGGTATCAGCTGTGGTAGGATattttcatctatttattttattattatattcttGATATATTTAACTTCTAAACCTCTCATATGATTGCCAACGGCTCTCAGACTTGAGGGCAAAGGGACAATTTtatcttactttttttttgactgtgcATATGAAGGTAAATGCTTTGCCTTGACTTGGCTTGACTACCCATCCTTCAAAATGTTCAccattatcaaaaaaaaagtgaataactTTAAGTTCAACCCTAAATACTATTTTTGGGTGACACGGATCAACTGAAAACATCAAGCATGgccaattaaaaacattaacacactcAGTAATGATCCTCTGTTAGGGCACTTAGGATCCTGTGGTTCTTCTAGTTTTTTCACAGCATTCAGGAGCTCTGCTTTGAGTGGGCTTTTACACCAAAACCCAACACAGCCACTGGTTCACCATGACAAAGTCAGACTTCCACATTAAGGAATTTGCACACATGTTCTTAACTTATTAAGTgaatttaacaaaatgtaacatCAAGAGGCTGAAAGTGTCCTGAATACAGAACACTCATggtcaaaatgacacattttgctTGCAAAAGGCTCTAACTGtaccaaaacatttcaaatatgcAGCAAAAGCAAAATTTTGCCTTCAAACAACACAACCTGCAAACAAGTGTGTGAGCTCTTCCAATCAACCATTACACAGTGGACAACGAAATTCAAAATACAGCACTCAGCGCAAATCAGTGCACCATTGCTTGTCATTGTAGCCTATTACTGTACGTAGCTTTCATGCCAGTGCCATTTGTTGTCACATTTGCCTCCTTGCAAAGAATTAGATCCAGAGTCAGAGATGCTTCGATGCAAATGTTATTGATtccattgattctttttttaaactatggCTGAAAactcaaatactgtaaatattacacgaaaaacatgtaaaccaaaaaaaaaatcaattagaGAATAAGAAATTAAGAAACCTGGTAGtctcatagtccacaaaacatttctgcagcttcacagcaagcattttcctgaacaactgacGTATCcggggatttgttttaaaaggtagaaaagaagataaatataaaatctgTTACTGTAGAGTATAACAATCTATTACTGTATAGTATGAGAAATGGCCACTATTGATACTCAGTCTCTTCTGCCTTGACGATGGGGCCACATGGCCTCAACCACATCACATACAACATCCTCTCTTGCAATGCACCAAGGGAAAAATCTTCTTGCATGCCTCATCCAACCTTGGCATTCCTCTGCGCTTATTTCTCACTCTCATCTGCCTTAGACCTCACAACACAGActttgcacctttaaaggccTGCAGACTGATTGCTCATTTAGGATTTGTGTGAAGGAGTGTCAAACAGGTGCGTCAGTGATTTCATTCTAATAGTTAGCAACAGATGGTTTCTGTTTGGTTACCATAGCTAGAATAATGGAGTGTGGACTGTCTGAATGACATCCAAGTTAAGTGTTCTGCAAAAGGGTGGGGAAAATGTGTCAACCCAATGAGAAAGGGTCAACACATTTGTAAGAGGTGTCTTGTGCTTCGctgagacagtgatgatgaaaaccGAGTGGATCCCAGTTTCTTTAAGCAGGGCAaagcaatcaagaaaaactgtaatgtgtTATACATTAAATATTATGCTTATCATGTACTGATCACATAACGTGTGTGGCTCAGTCAATAAACAAGATGTAGATGTAAAGATAGCAAACCTTCGCATTTTCCACCGAACACAGGATGTGGTTTGAAGTCACTATAGAACAGATGATAATCACAAATGCAATCAAAGCAAAACT includes the following:
- the LOC119028804 gene encoding mast cell protease 1A-like isoform X2, translating into MGNTPPALGTEIIHGQIAPRNQMLYMASVQTRSGHHCGGSLISDNFVLTAAHCDHHGLESVVLGTHNLRSGGTVRRIVQRCRYPYYQHHTTGGDIMLLKLSPRVPEGGTIRHISLPSPNMKLQHNQVCQVAGWGVTEAGRGVADLRVVDVSVVDQNVCRRQWSGIPANVICAGGYQTLKGACNGDSGGPLVCNGVAAGVVSYGDQGCRDPRFPNVYTDVSKFRRWINQIIRHNGC
- the LOC119028804 gene encoding mast cell protease 1A-like isoform X1 produces the protein MLPEVSIKQIEHCCVKGSTLLTTQKHQAKASAAMMRALQKFLLFHALTCLGRNALGTEIIHGQIAPRNQMLYMASVQTRSGHHCGGSLISDNFVLTAAHCDHHGLESVVLGTHNLRSGGTVRRIVQRCRYPYYQHHTTGGDIMLLKLSPRVPEGGTIRHISLPSPNMKLQHNQVCQVAGWGVTEAGRGVADLRVVDVSVVDQNVCRRQWSGIPANVICAGGYQTLKGACNGDSGGPLVCNGVAAGVVSYGDQGCRDPRFPNVYTDVSKFRRWINQIIRHNGC